The DNA window TGGAGTCTTTCCTAAAGTGTTTACACTGGCTGGAATTGTAAATGAAGAGAGAGAAGAGCATTCAAGAAATGCATAATTGCAGATTTCGGTAATATTGCCAGCCATATTTATGGATTTTAGCCCAGTGCAATAGGCGAATACCAAGGTGTCAATCTGTGTAACACCACTTGGAATGGTGATATTGCTGATTCCCTGACAGTCCTGAAAGGCTTGGTTTCCGATAGCAGTAATAGTTGTAGGAAGCACTAGAGAGGTTAAGCCACTCATACTATAAAACATACAAGGAGGGATCTTATTGTTTTCGACATAGATGTTTCTGCCGAAATAGAAGAATCCTCCTTCTACCGGTTTCGCTTGTGCAATATTTAGTTTTGTTAATTTGGCCATTTCGTGTAATGTGCTAATATCCCATCCATTAAATGAACCTATCAGAGTTAAATCTGTTACAACATCTTTCTGATTTCCCAGATAATAACTCAGAGCACCACCGGTAGTGTTTAGAGTAAGCTGAACTTCCTGAGCCCTGATTCCCCAATTAAGAAACAGGCTGAATACGAATAAGGTGTATTTGCAAAGAGTAGTTGTTTTCATAATAAGTTGGTTTTGGAAATTAAGTTCAATGTGTAGATCTTGATTTTAAAACAATCTCTTATTAAAGAACAACTTAGTATGAAATTAGTTTCTTAAAAAAAAAGAAGATAGATTAACAGGTTATATTCATATGCAAAACGGGAATTGCTCATTATTTGTGAAATAATGAGCAATTCCCGTTTTTGCCAATTAAGTAAGCAGTTGAAATCTTTAGTTTTCCTGAGTAATTTTTACCCAATCGATCATTACATATCCAGGTAATTGGGCATCATTGATTCCAGAAGAACTGATAGGGAATGTAAGTAAAACATTAAATGCTTTATTAAAGGGCCATTGTCCTTTTGTTGATTCGTCTGATAAATGTAAGTTAGGATAGGTCATTGTCACTTTCCCATTTACATAGAATGTCAACTTCTCTGGTGTCCAGTCTAAAGTGTATGTGTTGTATTCATCCTGAATAAACTTAGCTCTGTATTGGCGTACAGGATCATACTTTTTCAGATTCAATGTGTAGTTATTCCATACAGTGTGGAAAACGATATCTTCATTATCATATTGTTCCACAAGATCTACTTCTCCGTTAACTGGCTGGCTTGTTGTATTTAATATCCACAAGGAAGGAGATCCTCCTTCAAATGTTTTAAACTTTGCACGAATTTCCAGTTTACCATAGGTGTATGAGAACAAATTTTTAGTCCATACTCCACCTGTTTTATAGGTACTTCCTACTTTT is part of the uncultured Bacteroides sp. genome and encodes:
- a CDS encoding glycoside hydrolase family 16 protein, whose amino-acid sequence is MKINLKTLLLIAFTVAINSACSENSVINEAPDEVLSTNTGEKTDISTNDSTKATSSGTAIFLDDFNVNGIPDQTKWTLYPRIPGSDWSNYFSESYDQAYVKDGNLILKAEKVGSTYKTGGVWTKNLFSYTYGKLEIRAKFKTFEGGSPSLWILNTTSQPVNGEVDLVEQYDNEDIVFHTVWNNYTLNLKKYDPVRQYRAKFIQDEYNTYTLDWTPEKLTFYVNGKVTMTYPNLHLSDESTKGQWPFNKAFNVLLTFPISSSGINDAQLPGYVMIDWVKITQEN